In the genome of Pelobacter seleniigenes DSM 18267, one region contains:
- a CDS encoding type IV toxin-antitoxin system AbiEi family antitoxin, whose product MPRKPLLEDDQIIRSSVKAMQGIPGTKIEFMLQKIGGPFAGAFRLSGPWGERYYYLKVVPKLTPVLADLVVHQLKTTPAPQNAFPLLVSHYIAPKIAANLKAKGIEYADCAGNLFLNQMPLYIHIGGQKHAPKAPGADRLFRSAGLKLVYLLLRNRRSVTATYRMLADDAGIALGAIGSLFGELEKRGNLALAENGERFLDHIEELLHRWQLGYLETLRPKLLLQRCRQSPGFSISLIAEQLKQLKGGDQILIGGELGASLLTSGFKPQSAVLYLAPDIQLKTMLQLHLTPDPNGEVTLLQPFGQQCHWSGWQPDGLTLADPLLTFAELKGGATDQVAEKIYRQYLSPRFEG is encoded by the coding sequence ATGCCACGAAAACCACTTCTTGAAGACGATCAAATCATTCGCAGCAGCGTTAAAGCGATGCAGGGGATACCTGGCACCAAAATCGAATTTATGCTCCAGAAAATCGGCGGTCCTTTTGCCGGAGCCTTCCGTCTGTCCGGCCCCTGGGGTGAGCGCTACTACTATCTGAAGGTCGTCCCCAAGCTGACCCCGGTCCTGGCCGACCTGGTGGTCCACCAACTCAAGACGACTCCGGCTCCGCAGAACGCCTTTCCCCTGTTGGTCAGCCACTATATCGCTCCGAAAATCGCCGCGAACTTGAAAGCCAAAGGGATCGAATATGCCGACTGTGCAGGCAACCTGTTTTTGAACCAGATGCCTTTGTACATCCATATCGGCGGACAGAAACACGCACCCAAGGCGCCGGGAGCCGATCGCCTGTTCCGGTCGGCCGGGCTCAAACTGGTTTATCTTCTGCTGCGCAACCGCCGCTCGGTAACCGCCACTTACCGGATGCTGGCCGACGACGCCGGGATCGCCCTGGGCGCCATAGGCAGCCTGTTCGGCGAGCTGGAAAAGCGCGGAAACCTGGCCCTGGCTGAAAACGGCGAGCGCTTTCTCGATCATATTGAGGAACTGCTGCACCGCTGGCAGCTCGGCTACCTGGAGACCTTGCGTCCCAAGCTGCTGCTGCAACGTTGTCGACAGAGTCCAGGCTTTTCCATCAGCCTGATCGCTGAACAGCTGAAACAGTTAAAGGGAGGAGACCAAATCCTGATCGGGGGCGAACTGGGAGCCTCGCTGCTGACCAGCGGCTTCAAACCGCAGAGTGCGGTGCTCTATCTGGCCCCGGACATCCAGTTAAAAACCATGTTGCAACTGCACCTGACGCCGGACCCGAACGGAGAGGTCACCCTGTTGCAGCCCTTTGGGCAACAATGCCACTGGAGCGGCTGGCAACCGGACGGACTGACTCTGGCCGACCCGCTGCTGACCTTTGCCGAACTCAAAGGCGGCGCTACGGATCAGGTTGCCGAAAAAATCTATCGGCAATATCTGAGCCCACGCTTCGAGGGCTGA
- a CDS encoding GerMN domain-containing protein — MRYSVTLAVVLMGLLIPLGWQQQGEARAAGSVEADQAYLDNFGPPPAVETGRALARVGYLPLRSDPSRVSALPFFLYDEKNQLRQIIGRLNGKDLILPPDSPLYQPALDGVSIGVGAESAAVVTLTVTTERVLPREEQTALFAMLTETAMQFPELSAVRILLNGKPAAGMPPEGFRHVPGRIVPVQPPTVLLIGGMWEPGAAYSTELSVSFDRPVKVRHFALFKVNGEKVAGEYFTSAFDMAVVVHPEHPRAYPEGTLLRAEWEIIDAKGRANHGVTELPLQRFEH; from the coding sequence ATGAGATATTCCGTTACCCTGGCTGTTGTCCTGATGGGTTTGCTGATTCCGCTTGGCTGGCAGCAGCAGGGCGAAGCGCGTGCGGCCGGAAGTGTCGAGGCCGACCAGGCTTACCTGGATAATTTTGGTCCCCCGCCAGCCGTGGAAACAGGCCGGGCTTTGGCCCGGGTCGGCTACCTGCCTTTGCGCAGCGACCCCAGCCGGGTCAGTGCGCTGCCGTTTTTTCTGTATGATGAAAAAAATCAGCTCCGGCAGATTATCGGGCGGCTGAACGGAAAGGATCTGATTCTGCCGCCGGACAGTCCGTTGTACCAGCCTGCTCTTGACGGAGTCTCCATCGGCGTGGGGGCCGAGTCCGCCGCTGTTGTGACCCTCACCGTCACTACAGAGCGGGTCCTGCCGAGAGAGGAGCAGACCGCGCTCTTCGCCATGCTGACGGAAACCGCCATGCAATTTCCAGAGTTGAGCGCTGTTCGTATCCTGCTCAACGGCAAACCCGCGGCCGGGATGCCACCGGAAGGGTTTCGCCATGTTCCGGGGCGAATCGTTCCGGTCCAGCCACCGACGGTGCTGCTGATCGGCGGGATGTGGGAACCCGGCGCCGCTTACAGCACGGAGCTTAGCGTCAGTTTTGATCGACCCGTCAAGGTCAGGCATTTCGCCCTGTTCAAGGTGAACGGAGAAAAAGTGGCCGGCGAGTATTTTACTTCGGCGTTCGATATGGCGGTGGTGGTGCATCCTGAACATCCCCGTGCCTATCCCGAAGGCACGCTGCTGCGGGCCGAATGGGAGATTATCGATGCCAAGGGCCGGGCCAACCACGGGGTGACAGAATTGCCGCTGCAACGTTTCGAGCACTGA
- a CDS encoding ABC-ATPase domain-containing protein, with product MDRLQELLQRIDGKGYPHYKQLTGSYDFRSFRLIIDHVQGDPFAQPSRISIRLRSDQHGIPGHFHDSRIRQTAVEDWLARATHSAIGRLVKGQRGTGLSGTLAIAVNGQKVLRRNALLIDPEMLEARLLFALPAAGRRILAAEAAEMFFKELPAVVQSGLCWQKRDLRPLQQHIEQVEDQDALRNQLTARKAVAFIADGAILPRRSGIDDRPLARAVKFQSPPELRQTLTLPRQGAVSGMLIPAGVTVIVGGGFHGKSTLLQALEHGVYNHRPGDGRERVATLESAVKIRAEDHRSIEQVDISPFINNLPGARQTNCFSTDNASGSTSQAANIVEALECGCQCLLIDEDTSATNFMLRDQRMQQLVPAAQEPITPFLFRVRELHRQHGISTIIVTGGCGDYLAVADRVLMLAEYRVSDVTGKARMLVNQDELPTLHNQPFCTGPLRRIKLATAPLPRQNRCKIQVREQRLLEYGRRRIDLSLVEQLIDAGQTEAIGHLLAWCHSNQPDQPAGLVATLRQALAVVDRQGLDSVLPWKAGHLAMPRLYELVAAANRLRQDPTIG from the coding sequence ATGGACCGTTTGCAAGAGCTGCTGCAGCGTATCGACGGGAAAGGCTACCCGCACTACAAACAGTTGACGGGCAGTTACGATTTCCGGTCTTTCCGGCTGATCATCGATCATGTTCAGGGCGACCCGTTTGCCCAACCGTCGCGGATCAGCATCCGCCTGCGCAGTGATCAGCATGGCATCCCCGGCCATTTTCATGACAGCAGGATCAGGCAGACCGCGGTCGAGGACTGGCTGGCCCGCGCTACCCATTCCGCCATTGGCCGGCTGGTCAAAGGCCAGCGTGGCACCGGGCTGAGCGGCACTCTGGCCATTGCGGTTAACGGGCAGAAAGTGCTGCGCCGCAACGCACTGCTGATCGACCCGGAGATGCTGGAAGCCCGTCTGCTGTTCGCCCTGCCGGCAGCGGGGCGGAGGATTCTCGCAGCGGAAGCGGCGGAGATGTTTTTTAAGGAGCTGCCGGCAGTGGTGCAAAGCGGCCTGTGCTGGCAAAAGAGAGATCTGCGGCCGTTACAGCAGCATATCGAACAGGTTGAAGATCAGGACGCCCTGCGCAACCAACTGACGGCACGGAAGGCGGTGGCCTTTATTGCCGATGGGGCAATTCTGCCGCGCCGCAGCGGGATCGACGACCGCCCGCTGGCCCGGGCGGTAAAGTTCCAGTCGCCGCCCGAACTCCGCCAGACCCTGACCCTGCCACGCCAGGGAGCGGTCAGCGGCATGCTGATCCCGGCCGGGGTCACGGTGATTGTCGGCGGCGGGTTCCACGGCAAATCCACCTTGCTGCAAGCCCTTGAGCACGGGGTCTACAACCATCGCCCCGGCGATGGCCGGGAACGGGTTGCAACCCTGGAATCTGCCGTCAAGATTCGCGCCGAAGACCACCGGTCCATTGAACAGGTGGACATCAGCCCGTTTATCAACAACCTTCCGGGAGCCCGGCAGACCAACTGTTTTTCCACCGACAATGCCAGCGGCAGCACTTCACAAGCGGCCAATATCGTTGAAGCCCTGGAGTGCGGCTGTCAATGCCTGCTCATCGACGAAGACACCTCCGCAACCAATTTTATGCTCCGCGACCAGCGGATGCAGCAGCTGGTGCCGGCGGCTCAGGAACCGATCACTCCCTTCCTGTTCCGGGTGCGGGAGTTACATCGACAGCATGGAATTTCCACGATCATTGTGACCGGTGGCTGCGGCGATTACCTGGCGGTCGCGGACCGGGTCCTGATGCTCGCGGAGTACCGCGTCAGTGATGTGACGGGCAAAGCCCGGATGTTGGTCAACCAGGATGAGCTTCCGACTCTTCATAACCAGCCGTTTTGCACCGGTCCACTGCGGCGGATCAAGCTGGCAACTGCGCCGTTGCCACGCCAAAACCGCTGCAAGATTCAGGTGCGCGAACAGCGGCTGCTCGAATATGGCCGGCGGCGCATCGATCTGAGCCTGGTCGAACAGCTCATCGATGCCGGTCAGACCGAGGCCATCGGTCATTTACTGGCCTGGTGCCACAGTAATCAGCCGGACCAGCCAGCCGGCCTGGTGGCAACCCTCAGGCAGGCCCTGGCCGTCGTTGACCGGCAGGGCCTGGATAGCGTCCTGCCCTGGAAAGCCGGACACCTGGCCATGCCACGGCTCTACGAACTGGTTGCGGCGGCCAATCGCCTGCGCCAGGACCCGACAATTGGTTGA
- a CDS encoding chloride channel protein, with protein sequence MPVVPGILKILDKTGFRLLILAVLVGIVAGTGALAFYFATNGVEHLMLGQLGNIHPPLEGRPESSFTQFINQLSMPFRWCLFLIPALGGIISGWLVYTYAPEAEGHGTDGAIEAFHRKGGTIRGRVPIIKTVASIVTIGTGGSAGREGPIAQIGAGFGSFVATKLGLSVRDRRILLIAGMAGGIGATFRSPLGGALFAVEVLYRDPEFEHEGLIPSIISSIIAYSLFGAVTGWKPLLTTPAFRFEKPGELLLYLALGVVCALCGVVYVKTFYGIRDGFRRLPVPNWIKPAIGGLGLGILAMFVPQVLGSGYGWVQAALYGKVALWVMLVIALAKILATSLTISSGGSGGVFAPSLVIGAMLGGTFGATAEILFPALTQDPRAYVLVGMAGFFAGVANAPVATLIMVSELTGNYSLLAPLMLVCVVAMLVMRKNTIYEKQVANRFESPAHLGDFVIDILEGIKVGDLAKKGRKATQIPESMPLPEILNRIATAKTAYYPVIDDNGLMTGIFSINDIRRILNEDIPPTLVIASDIATRSVISATPDEYLTSVMKKLTDRNLDEIPVVDQNVPQKVLFMLSRRTLLAHYAEQMEKTKEVYKE encoded by the coding sequence ATGCCCGTTGTTCCAGGGATTCTCAAGATACTCGACAAAACCGGCTTTCGCCTGCTGATTCTTGCCGTTCTGGTCGGAATCGTCGCCGGAACCGGCGCCCTTGCCTTTTATTTTGCCACCAACGGCGTCGAACATCTGATGCTCGGCCAGCTCGGGAACATCCATCCCCCCCTTGAAGGCCGCCCGGAAAGTTCCTTTACCCAATTCATCAACCAGCTCAGCATGCCGTTCCGCTGGTGCCTGTTCCTGATCCCCGCCCTGGGTGGAATCATTTCCGGCTGGCTGGTCTACACCTACGCACCGGAAGCCGAAGGGCACGGCACCGACGGCGCCATTGAAGCGTTTCATCGTAAAGGGGGAACCATCCGCGGCCGGGTTCCCATTATCAAGACCGTGGCCTCCATCGTCACTATCGGGACCGGTGGTTCCGCCGGGCGTGAGGGGCCCATCGCCCAGATCGGCGCCGGTTTCGGCTCCTTTGTCGCGACCAAACTCGGGCTCTCGGTCCGGGATCGGCGGATCCTGCTGATCGCCGGGATGGCCGGCGGTATCGGGGCGACCTTCCGCTCCCCTTTAGGCGGAGCCCTGTTTGCAGTTGAGGTCCTCTATCGCGACCCGGAATTCGAACATGAAGGACTGATTCCGTCCATTATTTCCTCGATTATCGCCTATTCCCTGTTCGGTGCGGTCACCGGCTGGAAGCCGTTGCTGACGACCCCGGCCTTCCGTTTTGAAAAACCGGGCGAGCTCCTGCTCTATCTGGCTCTGGGAGTTGTCTGCGCACTCTGCGGGGTTGTTTACGTCAAAACCTTCTACGGCATCCGCGATGGCTTCCGCCGGCTGCCGGTCCCGAACTGGATCAAGCCTGCCATCGGCGGGCTGGGTCTCGGCATCCTGGCCATGTTCGTGCCCCAGGTTCTCGGCTCCGGCTACGGCTGGGTTCAGGCAGCCCTGTACGGCAAAGTCGCCCTCTGGGTCATGCTGGTCATCGCGCTGGCAAAGATCCTCGCCACCAGCCTGACCATCTCTTCCGGCGGCTCCGGCGGCGTCTTCGCGCCCAGCCTGGTCATCGGCGCCATGCTCGGCGGGACCTTCGGCGCCACCGCAGAAATCCTCTTCCCGGCCCTGACCCAGGACCCGCGCGCTTACGTCTTGGTCGGCATGGCCGGGTTTTTCGCCGGGGTTGCCAATGCCCCGGTGGCAACCCTGATCATGGTCAGCGAGCTGACCGGCAACTACAGCCTGCTCGCCCCGTTGATGCTGGTCTGCGTCGTGGCCATGCTGGTCATGCGGAAGAACACCATCTATGAAAAGCAGGTCGCCAACCGCTTTGAATCACCAGCCCACCTGGGTGATTTCGTCATCGACATCCTGGAGGGGATTAAAGTCGGGGACCTGGCCAAAAAAGGGCGTAAAGCAACCCAGATTCCGGAAAGCATGCCCCTGCCCGAAATACTCAACCGGATCGCCACGGCCAAGACGGCTTACTACCCGGTGATCGATGACAACGGGCTGATGACCGGTATCTTCTCCATCAACGATATCCGCCGCATTCTCAATGAGGACATTCCGCCGACCTTGGTCATTGCCAGCGACATTGCTACCCGTAGCGTTATTTCGGCCACCCCCGATGAATACCTGACCAGTGTCATGAAAAAACTGACCGACCGTAACCTGGACGAGATCCCGGTGGTTGACCAGAATGTTCCGCAAAAGGTTTTATTCATGCTCTCCCGCCGCACCCTGCTGGCCCATTATGCGGAACAGATGGAAAAGACCAAGGAGGTCTACAAGGAATAA
- the lhgO gene encoding L-2-hydroxyglutarate oxidase, whose translation MPEYDFIIIGGGIIGLATARQLQKEFHGAKIAILEKEALLALHQTGHNSGVVHAGVYYAPGSLKARFCREGNRDTKEFCREHGIPCKEIGKLLVATDDRELERMQQLLERCRLNGIETEVLDRHQLQELEPNVSGVGATWVPATGIVDFRKIAAKLAELVIAAGGEIHTNCLVTAITEQAGVSLTTSLGRFSGRLLIGCGGLFSDRLVRMLGREPGFKIVPFRGEYFQLPVAKRSIVSRPIYPIPNPELPFLGIHLTPMIDGSLTVGPNATLALAREGYRRWTFNLRDLAEMATYPGLYRLIMKYPLATLTELKNSLYRPGYLKLVTRYCPALRLTDLCPYPAGVRAQAVKADGTTLDDFLFVEGSASLIVGNAPSPAATSAMPIARHICEQVKKLHKIK comes from the coding sequence ATGCCAGAGTATGATTTTATTATCATCGGTGGAGGAATTATCGGTCTGGCTACGGCCCGGCAGTTGCAAAAGGAATTTCACGGCGCAAAAATCGCCATTCTTGAAAAAGAAGCTCTGCTGGCACTGCATCAGACCGGCCATAACAGCGGGGTTGTTCATGCCGGGGTCTACTATGCCCCAGGGAGCCTCAAAGCCCGCTTCTGCCGGGAAGGAAACCGGGATACCAAAGAGTTTTGCCGCGAACACGGCATTCCCTGCAAAGAGATCGGTAAGCTCCTGGTGGCCACTGATGACCGCGAACTGGAGCGCATGCAACAGCTACTGGAGCGCTGCCGCCTCAACGGAATCGAAACCGAAGTCCTCGACCGCCATCAGCTTCAGGAGTTGGAACCGAATGTGAGCGGGGTCGGCGCAACCTGGGTCCCTGCGACCGGGATTGTCGATTTCAGGAAAATCGCCGCCAAGCTCGCCGAACTGGTGATCGCCGCCGGCGGAGAGATCCATACCAACTGCCTGGTCACTGCCATAACCGAACAGGCCGGCGTCTCCCTGACCACCAGCCTCGGCCGCTTCAGCGGCCGCTTACTGATCGGCTGCGGCGGACTTTTCTCCGATCGCCTGGTGCGCATGCTCGGCCGGGAACCGGGCTTCAAGATTGTCCCTTTCCGGGGCGAATACTTTCAGCTGCCGGTTGCCAAACGCTCTATCGTGTCCCGGCCGATCTATCCGATCCCCAACCCGGAACTCCCTTTTCTGGGCATTCACCTGACCCCGATGATTGACGGGTCCCTCACGGTCGGCCCGAATGCAACCCTGGCCCTGGCTCGCGAAGGTTACCGCCGCTGGACATTCAACTTGCGCGATCTGGCCGAGATGGCCACCTACCCCGGGCTGTACCGACTGATCATGAAATATCCCCTGGCCACCCTGACCGAACTGAAAAATTCCCTCTATCGCCCCGGCTATCTGAAACTGGTCACCCGCTACTGCCCAGCCCTTCGGCTTACCGATCTCTGCCCTTATCCGGCCGGTGTTCGGGCTCAGGCCGTCAAAGCCGACGGCACCACCCTGGACGATTTCCTGTTTGTCGAAGGCTCTGCCAGCTTGATCGTCGGCAATGCGCCCTCCCCGGCTGCCACCTCAGCCATGCCTATCGCCCGGCATATCTGTGAGCAGGTCAAAAAGCTCCACAAAATTAAATAA
- a CDS encoding flagellar basal body rod protein FlgC, with protein MPISVNSNLSALDALANKQNVTANNIANSASKEFKKSTAELEAGPNGSVTSRVQPVSTPGTMLINEDGSVQEMSNVDLGEELTDMIGTKQAYQANLKAFKTSDGMEKSVLDLIG; from the coding sequence ATGCCTATCTCAGTGAATAGTAACCTCTCGGCCCTGGACGCCTTGGCCAACAAGCAGAACGTTACCGCCAACAACATTGCCAACAGCGCCAGCAAAGAATTCAAAAAATCGACTGCCGAACTGGAAGCGGGCCCGAACGGCTCCGTGACCTCCAGGGTCCAACCGGTCTCAACCCCGGGCACCATGCTGATCAATGAAGATGGTTCGGTTCAGGAAATGTCCAATGTCGATCTGGGTGAAGAACTGACCGATATGATCGGCACTAAACAGGCTTACCAAGCCAACCTGAAAGCCTTTAAAACCAGCGACGGCATGGAAAAAAGCGTTCTTGACCTGATCGGTTGA